One Microplitis demolitor isolate Queensland-Clemson2020A chromosome 2, iyMicDemo2.1a, whole genome shotgun sequence DNA segment encodes these proteins:
- the LOC103572168 gene encoding ribonuclease P/MRP protein subunit POP5 yields the protein MVRFKNRYFTIEVIPKESDPKPLLLKTSTLQAAIQKEVKNIYGDQGVASIRTGFNAKYCNTHTKIALIRCRHGPHNYLINTIPKIIDIGGKTVSIKILYVGATMKKCFLFIRKYQTKKLESMWASLKNDNEKKKMIDALMTLTPAMKNFH from the exons ATGGTGCGATTTAAAAACAG atattttactATTGAAGTAATACCTAAAGAATCAGATCCTAAGCCATTGTTACTGAAGACATCAACATTACAAGCGGCAATTCAAAAAgaagtcaaaaatatttatggagATCAAGGAGTAGCGAGTATTAGAACTGGAtttaatg ctAAATATTGCAATACACATACGAAAATAGCATTAATAAGATGCCGGCATGGgccacataattatttaattaacacaatACCCAAAATAATAGACATCGGTGGTAAAACTGTgtctattaaaatattgtacgTCGGTGCGACgatgaaaaaatgttttttatttatcaga aaGTACCAAACAAAAAAACTAGAATCTATGTGGGCAAGTTTGAAGAATGATaacgagaagaaaaaaatgattgacgCCTTAATGACGTTGACTCCAGCAATGAAGAACTTTCATTAA
- the LOC103572169 gene encoding uncharacterized protein LOC103572169, whose protein sequence is MHLKNNGTCSRYSSVSQSSLLNEEVMQLIVYSVFCILAVSGSPASYDQRQEGDLNVHATLKNLYFFILVPNVEPPKPPASTSDDLDSFPSVLEQLLEFKKSKPGNEIKGSDYKNTDMVFLEEDFKLGRDIHNDTTEQEDKNKNKEIKNVDSNNDTEQVTDYAESKLLGDGIENCGPGRFRDRFGICQFVSSLKN, encoded by the coding sequence ATGCATCTCAAAAATAACGGGACTTGTTCTCGATATTCCTCAGTATCTCAGTCGTCTTTGCTCAACGAAGAAGTCATGCAGTTGATAGTGTATTCAGTGTTCTGTATTCTTGCAGTATCAGGATCACCGGCATCTTATGATCAACGTCAAGAAGGCGATCTAAACGTTCACGcaactttaaaaaatctatatttctTCATACTGGTACCAAATGTCGAACCACCAAAACCACCGGCTTCCACTTCCGATGACTTAGACTCATTTCCCAGTGTTCTGGAACAATTgttggagtttaaaaaaagcaaaccaggaaatgaaataaaaggaagtgattataaaaatacagatATGGTTTTCCTTGAAGAAGATTTTAAACTTGGACGTGATATCCATAATGACACTACTGAGCAagaggataaaaataaaaataaagaaattaaaaatgttgattCCAATAATGACACTGAGCAAGTGACTGATTACGCAGAGTCTAAATTACTTGGAGATGGTATCGAAAATTGTGGACCTGGAAGATTTCGCGATCGTTTTGGTATTTGTCAGTTTGtttcttcattaaaaaattaa
- the LOC103572162 gene encoding ribonuclease H1 yields the protein MKESLCLLRFLYIGLSKNMNYYAVAKGRSPGIYQTWDDCKNQVNKFPGAVYKKFSSQAEAQSFIEERSGPTSKSLKRSYSSSSGYSSSSSSDSFSKYFKKDLSTDKNITGTSIRINLKKSSSGSSSSSSSLTSFFKKTGVNTTALTHTSGNSSNVIPSRQYSSAENNFSFNTDTEGRVDIFTDGACSSNGSKNAKAGIGVYFGDHHPANVSKPVEGRITNNSAEIEAVIEAAKVAKENGINKIRINTDSAFLINCQTKWIKKWKARGWTTSSNKPVLNKVELQKMDKVLSELDVEFNHVRGHKGIHGNEMADKLARAGAEKSQ from the exons ATGAAAGAAAGTCTTTGTTTGTTACGATTTTTGTATATtggtttatcaaaaaatatgaactaTTACGCAGTTGCTAAAGGACGTAGTCCTGGAATTTATCAaacatg ggATGATTGTAAGAATCaagtgaataaatttcctggtgcagtttacaaaaaattttcatctcaAGCGGAAGCGCAATCATTTATTGAAGAGCGCAGTGGCCCTACaagtaaaagtttaaaaa GATCTTATAGCTCTTCTTCTGGGTACTCGTCAAGTTCCAGCAGTGActctttttcaaaatatttcaaaaaagatTTAAGCACTGACAAAAATATCACTGGTACTTcaattagaataaatttaaaaaaatcaagttcTGGGTCATCGAGTTCCAGTAGCTCATTaacgtcattttttaaaaa aaCTGGCGTCAACACAACTGCGTTAACTCACACCTCTGGTAATTCTTCTAATGTGATACCATCAAGACAATACTCATCTGcggaaaacaatttttccttTAATACAGACACAGAAGGTCGAGTTGATATTTTTACTGACGGTGCTTGCAGTTCAAACGGTTCTAAGAATGCAAAAGCTGGTATCGGTGTTTATTTCGGAGACCATCATCCAGC gaATGTTTCAAAACCAGTGGAAGGGCGCATAACAAATAATTCCGCAGAAATAGAAGCTGTTATCGAAGCAGCAAAAGTTGCTAAAGAAAAtggtattaataaaataagaataaatacaGACTctgcatttttaataaactgtcAAACGAAATGGATCAAAAAATGGAAAGCAAGAGGATGGACGACTTCTAGTAATAAACCAGTTCTCAATAAAgttgaattacaaaaaatggaTAAAGTTCTTTCTGAGCTTGATGTTGAATTT AATCACGTTCGAGGACACAAAGGTATTCATGGAAATGAAATGGCTGATAAATTAGCCCGAGCTGGTGCTGAAAAATCGCAGTGA
- the LOC103572163 gene encoding FGGY carbohydrate kinase domain-containing protein has product MDYYVGVDVGTGSARAALFDCDGKLIKLATCPIETFNSIPDFYEQSSEDIWQAVRRVVKTVVHDTPRELIKGIGFDATCSLVLCDENGHPVTASLNGDDNRNVILWLDHRAEAEANFINMMGHEMLKYVGGKISLEMEIPKIMWLKKNLPESWKRAKLLLDLPDFLTWKATGCESRSLCSLVCKWNYNANPKGENGWCKDFFNKLGLSSLKDDNWRRIGSKVQAPGEPVGKGLSFTAAAELGLNEGTPVGTSIIDAHAGGLGMIGCSASGVSENFTSRLGLICGTSTCHMAVSEKAVFVGGVWGPYYSAMVPSLWLNEGGQSATGKLLDHIIESHAAAAEIRAKIYGKMHVQQYLSDLLKSMAERSNYPDISFLTKDLHVWPDFHGNRSPLADPTLQGMITGLSLSSNEEDLALLYLATMQALTYGTKHILEALTQAGHKIETILICGGLSQNPLFVQTQADVIGLPILIPKERESVLLGAAILGSCAAKAFPSVNKAIRAMAGPASVVKPKVVSYQYHCRKYKVYKKMVDDQREYRKIMHETI; this is encoded by the exons ATGGATTATTACGTCGGAGTTGATGTTGGAACAGGAAGTGCTAGAGCTGCGTTGTTTGACTGCGATGGAAAGCTTATTAAATTAGCAACGTGTCCTATTGAAACTTTTAACAGCATCCCGGATTTTTATGAACAGTCTTCTGAAGATATCTGGCAAGCTGTTAGACGAGTcgttaaa aCTGTTGTACATGACACCCCGAGAGAGCTGATAAAAGGAATAGGATTTGACGCCACATGTTCGTTGGTTCTTTGTGACGAGAATGGACATCCGGTTACTGCTAGTTTGAATGGCGACGACAATCGAAATGTCATTCTTTGGCTGGACCATCGCGCTGAAGCAGAAGCCAACTTCATAAATATGATGGGCCATGAAATGCTTAAGTACGTTGGGGGAAAAATATCTCTAGAGATGGAGATCCCTAAAATCATGTGGCTGAAGAAAAACCTCCCAGAATCATGGAAAAGAGCTAAATTGCTTTTAGATTTGCCGGATTTTCTGACATGGAAAGCGACTGGCTGCGAGAGcag ATCATTGTGTTCACTTGTGTGTAAATGGAATTACAACGCGAATCCCAAGGGAGAGAATGGCTGGtgcaaagatttttttaataaacttggATTGTCTTCTTTGAAAGATGACAACTGGAGGCGGATCGGAAGTAAAGTCCAGGCGCCTGGAGAACCAGTGGGCAAAGGATTATCTTTCACAGCAGCTGCAGAGCTGGGATTAAATGAAGGTACTCCGGTGGGAACTTCAATCATTGATGCACATGCAGGTGGCCTTGGTATGATCGGTTGCTCAGCTTCGGGAGTGTCTGAAAATTTTACCAGCAGACTGGGTCTCATTTGCGGGACTTCGACTTGTCATATGGCAGTCAGTGAAAAAGCTGTTTTTGTTGGAGGTGTTTGGGGTCCTTATTACAGCGCGATGGTACCCTCGCTGTGGCTGAATGAAGGAGGCCAAAGTGCTACCGGAAAACTACTTGATCATATCATTGAATCTCATGCAGCTGCTGCAGAAATACGGGCTAAAATTTATGGGAAAAT GCATGTCCAGCAATATCTTTCGGATCTTCTGAAATCGATGGCGGAGCGCAGTAACTATCCAGACATTTCCTTCCTCACTAAAGATCTTCACGTCTGGCCAGATTTCCATGGGAACCGATCACCGCTCGCTGATCCAACTCTGCAGGGAATGATTACCGGGTTGTCTTTGTCGTCTAATGAAGAAGATCTCGCGCTCCTTTATCTTGCGACCATGCAGGCACTGACA tacgGGACTAAACATATCTTAGAAGCTCTGACCCAAGCAGGCCACAAAAtagaaacaattttaatatgcGGTGGTCTCAGCCAGAACCCATTGTTCGTTCAAACTCAAGCTGACGTCATCGGTCTCCCGATTCTTATTCCAAAGGAACGAGAATCTGTTCTTCTAGGCGCTGCTATTCTGGGATCGTGCGCTGCTAAGGCATTTCCATCTGTCAACAAAGCGATCAGAGCCATGGCAGGACCTGCTAGTGTTGTAAAACCTAAAGTCGTTTCTTATCa GTATCACTGTCGAAAGtacaaagtttataaaaaaatggtgGACGATCAACGCGAGTACAGAAAAATAATGCACGagacaatataa
- the LOC103572161 gene encoding uncharacterized protein LOC103572161: MKNSKTATSTTPTSNGKCMIDKIGDSGGLFDLVVRPMFQQGHEGELCSWLKEFSLIRTTSGCQQPECQGKTLTWNTARVIDRYTWVCPTCNKKQSIREGSFFMGVKGDFRTCLQLILAWCQDIPSDIAANNFEIKEHVIKKVYERCSKVAEFYVKSHPEDFKLGGPGCVVLVDEFPGGYMTDTTPDVTTTRKRNNNSQTILCIAEANHLPPRNWLHIIKSLPESAKMKNINNNTNTNNNNISINNNNNNNNNNNNNNNNNNNNNNEPGQQKCGMIEEAIKQIVNQVLPGSYVVANSRARCCNYESLVDLKQYEVFSIEYLKKFDAPDTNKLINNLATIWQTGLGVCEEIQESTRAAGQQIITNHLWRQRYGSVSSVAFQNMLNHIVECYRFT; this comes from the exons ATGAAGAATTCTAAAACTGCCACATCGACGACACCAacaag caATGGCAAATGTATGATTGATAAAATTGGAGATTCCGGTGGACTCTTTGACCTCGTGGTTCGCCCGATGTTCCAACAAGGCCACGAGGGTGAACTTTGTAGCTGGTTAAAAGAGTTCAGTCTTATAAGGACGACATCGGGGTGTCAGCAACCAGAATGTCAAGGAAAGACATTGACTTGGAACACAGCTCGAGTTATTGACAGATACACGTGGGTGTGCCCAACttgcaataaaaaacaatctataAGAGAAGGCTCTTTTTTTATGGGAGTCAAAGGTGACTTTAGAACATGTCTCCAGCTTATATTGGCTTGGTGTCAAGATATTCCTTCAGATATTGCTGCTAATAATTTTG aaataaaagaGCACGTAATAAAAAAGGTTTACGAAAGATGTAGCAAAGTCGCtgaattttatgttaaatcaCATCCTGAAGATTTCAAACTCGGTGGTCCAGGTTGTGTTGTTTTAGTCGATGAATTCCCCGGTGGCTATATGACAGACACGACTCCTGATGTTACGACCACCAGAAAACGCAATAATAATTCACAGACAATTCTTTGTATCGCCGAAGCAAATCATTTACCTCCACGTAATTGGttacatataataaaatcattacctgag tctgcaaaaatgaaaaatatcaacaataatactaatactaataataataatattagtattaataataataataataataataataataataataataataataataataataacaacaataataatgaacctGGACAACAAAAATGTGGAATGATTGAAGAAGCAATAAAACAAATAGTAAATCAAGTCTTACCTGGAAGTTACGTAGTAGCGAATTCAAGAGCTCGTTGCTGTAATTATGAATCACTTGTAGATTTAAAGCAATACGAAGTTTTTAGtatcgaatatttaaaaaaatttgatgctcCAGATActaataaacttataaataatttag CGACGATATGGCAAACTGGACTAGGAGTTTGTGAAGAAATACAGGAATCGACACGCGCAGCAGGACagcaaataataacaaatcaTCTTTGGAGACAAAGGTATGGATCAGTATCATCAGTTGCCTTTCAAAATATGCTCAATCATATTGTCGAGTGTTATCGTTTcacttga
- the LOC103572167 gene encoding uncharacterized protein LOC103572167, with translation MSSNNLDTDSSPPIIQDTEEKEARINNELNEKCELKDIDHDVKKLELIPVPPLYVTRQDSGVPEDLASPCAKDSAQNDDNLDDTANSDCNVTVIHVSETLAESKDNKDGSDSGVEGCTTEIVQTNGYSGSCNGLDEVSCDSSLVSCCSVYEDPCGQLPDDLRLTPGAGSSGEASGSSRTIPRGNGEATSEGGSESSSVAGSTSARVVWTTPKRPQANVNVTSCKKKIIKVETSPKSSRGRSTLPEDDSHRTPSTTRSKSRSQTPRATPSKPQTVSRERAKSRDKSAARSNVESKETAKSWTSTASTRTRTRTRPIPDTLTLSGTSALAKEIDKDLAARGVGRGTSLSRCPSTSSRGRSTAGSTPSEEFRRPLTTSKISKTLTRSVQETKKSNEVKCAESKALDTYGTFPRRNKSRMSIFKPEEVQKIVNRDSSLNRADKGKKRVNSRESALNHKGLPPTSRSKGSDKIIIYHEMSVQTGLTGQDIEGAMAGLPTKNYGPEIPDRVTRDCQTEASVVSQEELKSALDEAKRFAAEVAAMKQEKEKLESKLSATERQLAKERADHSFTRQELQSNSRRILAILGTPASEQSEGGDSLLELESHFQESGQVVANQQLEIANLQNLCRMLNQDLEKSLAAQKTLFQHQQEVEAETMELQEFLQLEKTTIAEAMKEVEADLKEKEELLATKSKELESKTDECKHLVRLSEQRRQENLTLEFKLNAVERKSRELILTQGAAVSGAAVALSGLGSRLEGLVEQLVKSYKISEKDLEDVVYHNEAYSRSNSSGESSPVSSKQYSLKDCTPSPKHNSFVSAVIGAIRNAATHPFVSRPTSKKSDAKQQMFKELSMESSADLLDFETEPCLMMESVLEDVSIPDTYSRNMVSSSDSLRRALSVPEPITDDVTSLYRSDECSSLTNLSQAILNRRQAEEQDAEDDDDDCESVSESEATRHTDVTVPTADYCTAVNLVDQVIDVDNLVTKLLKVLRIIQLDNDTCIRELRDMKLELEGRLAIGIKQIDDVKKCNSDESILQDKDQEMKENIPDNCKSIENGVS, from the exons ATGTCTTCCAATAATCTGGACACGGACTCATCGCCTCCGATCATCCag GATACAGAGGAGAAAGAAGCcagaataaataatgaactgaATGAGAAATGCGAACTGAAGGACATTGATCAtgatgtcaaaaaattagaactTATACCAGTACCTCCTCTGTACGTCACTCGGCAGGATTCCGGAGTGCCTGAGGATCTTGCGTCACCATGCGCAAAAGATTCAGCGCAAAACGATGATAACTTGGATGACACAGCCAACAGTGACTGCAATGTCACGGTAATTCATGTGTCAGAGACATTGGCCGAGAGCAAAGATAACAAGGATGGCAGTGATAGTGGAGTCGAAGGCTGTACGACAGAAATTGTCCAG acCAACGGTTACTCTGGAAGCTGCAATGGTCTCGATGAGGTCAGCTGCGATTCGAGTCTAGTGAGCTGCTGCTCAGTGTATGAAGATCCTTGCGGACAGCTACCAGACGATTTGAGACTAACTCCGGGTGCTGGTAGCAGCGGAGAAGCCAGTGGATCGTCTCGGACAATTCCTCGAGGTAATGGAGAAGCGACCAGCGAAGGCGGCAGCGAGAGCTCCTCTGTCGCCGGTAGCACTAGTGCCCGGGTAGTATGGACGACACCGAAACGACCGCAGGCAAATGTCAACGTGAcgtcttgtaaaaaaaaaataataaaagttgaaaCCTCACCTAAGAGTTCACGTGGAAGATCTACTTTGCCTGAAGATGATTCGCATCGAACTCCTTCCACTACTAGGAGTAAAAGCCGCTCGCAAACTCCGCGAGCAACGCCTTCCAAGCCGCAGACTGTCTCGCGCGAAAGAGCTAAGTCTCGAGACAAGTCCGCGGCTCGTAGTAATGTCGAGTCTAAGGAAACTGCTAAGTCCTGGACGTCGACTGCAAGCACACGAACGAGAACGAGAACACGTCCGATTCCCGACACATTGACGTTGTCAGGAACTTCTGCGCTGGCTAAGGAAATTGATAAAGATCTTGCTGCGAGGGGAGTTGGTCGCGGTACTAGTTTGTCACGATGTCCTTCAACTTCTTCTCGAGGACGGAGTACCGCTGGCTCAACACCTTCGGAGGAGTTCAGAAGACCTCTGACTACTTCGAAAATAAGTAAAACTCTCACGCGATCAGTGCAAGAGACTAAAAAATCAAACGAGGTCAAGTGTGCTGAGAGTAAAGCTCTCGATACTTATGGAACCTTCCCGAGGAGAAACAAATCACGGATGTCAATCTTTAAGCCAGAAGAAGTTCAAAAAATAGTCAATAGAGATTCGAGTCTTAATAGAGCcgataaaggaaaaaaaagagTCAATTCACGTGAGTCTGCGTTAAATCACAAGGGCTTACCTCCAACTTCTAGGTCCAAGGGCTcggacaaaataataatttaccatGAAATGAGTGTACAGACGGGTCTGACGGGTCAAGATATTGAGGGAGCTATGGCAGGTCTTCCAACGAAAAACTATGGACCTGAAATTCCTGATCGTGTTACGCGCGATTGTCAGACTGAAGCCAGTGTTGTGTCTCAAGAAGAACTTAAGAGTGCACTGGACGAAGCAAAACGTTTTGCTGCGGAAGTAGCTGCGATGAAACAAGAGAAGGAAAAATTAGAATCAAAATTATCAGCAACTGAACGTCAATTAGCTAAAGAACGCGCTGACCATTCGTTTACTCGTCAAGAATTGCAAAGTAATTCGCGGAGAATCCTCGCGATTCTCGGAACACCGGCTTCGGAGCAGTCTGAAGGCGGTGACAGTCTTCTGGAACTTGAGTCTCACTTCCAAGAGTCGGGTCAAGTTGTCGCAAATCAGCAACTCGAAATAGCAAATCTTCAAAATCTCTGTCGAATGCTGAATCAAGATCTAGAAAAAAGTTTGGCTGCTCAGAAGACTTTGTTCCAACATCAGCAGGAAGTCGAGGCTGAGACAATGGAGCTGCAGGAATTTTTACAGCTGGAGAAGACAACAATTGCTGAAGCCATGAAAGAAGTTGAAGCGgatttgaaagaaaaagaagaactCCTCGCTACTAAAAGCAAAGAATTGGAGTCAAAAACTGATGAATGTAAACATCTTGTTCGTCTAAGTGAGCAGAGACGTCAGGAGAACTTGACCCtcgagtttaaattaaatgcagTCGAGCGCAAAAGCCGGGAGTTGATTCTCACTCAGGGCGCTGCTGTTTCGGGAGCTGCTGTTGCTCTTTCTGGACTTGGCTCGCGGTTAGAAGGACTCGTAGAGCAGCTGGTAAAGTCTTACAAGATCTCGGAAAAAGATTTGGAAGACGTCGTCTACCACAATGAGGCTTACAGTAGAAGCAACAGTAGCGGCGAATCAAGTCCTGTTAGTTCAAAGCAGTACAGTTTGAAAGATTGTACCCCCAGTCCTAAGCACAACTCCTTTGTATCAGCAGTAATCGGTGCCATTAGAAACGCCGCGACTCACCCATTTGTCAGCCGACCAACCAGCAAAAAGTCCGACGCAAAGCAACAGATGTTCAAGGAATTGAGTATGGAATCTTCAGCAGATCTGTTAGATTTCGAAACCGAACCGTGTCTTATGATGGAAAGCGTTCTTGAGGATGTCTCAATACCCGACACTTACTCAAGAAATATGGTGTCCAGTAGCGACTCTTTAAGAAGAGCTCTAAGTGTTCCTGAACCCATCACTGACGATGTCACATCACTTTACAGAAGTGATGAGTGCTCTAGTCTCACCAACCTCTCACAAGCCATTTTGAACCGACGTCAAGCCGAAGAACAGGATGCTGAAGATGACGACGATGACTGTGAGTCTGTAAGCGAATCCGAAGCTACTAGACACACTGACGTTACCGTGCCAACAGCCGATTATTGCACTGCCGTAAATCTTGTCGATCAAGTTATTGATGTTGATAATCTCGTGACTAAACTACTCAAGGTACTGAGAATCATTCAACTTGATAACGACACATGCATCCGGGAACTTCGTGATATGAAATTAGAATTAGAGGGACGACTTGCCATTGGCATTAAACAAATCGACGATGTAAAGAAATGTAATTCCGATGAGTCTATACTCCAGGATAAGGATCaagaaatgaaagaaaatattcCCGATAATTGTAAATCTATTgaa aatggAGTTTCTTAA
- the LOC103572160 gene encoding uncharacterized protein LOC103572160, whose translation MVYLKTTLITTVLAFLIVKSSAEEAEKVKIKVTCTLPNVTVKYTPDSNLSGKFYFEKSTNPECAKEFSNGTEEVLITDFKTCVTDESKNFSIIVEYVDESNVTKRSRGNGTCQLKRIENLVFHKGLIIKASVTEDNQTVIEEEIEMIPIEVTSESGLQGDLKIIGTEEKEVEEVSMGEKVKLEISISGAPEALAEYKKMIVESCVISSASNDSAKIEINYGCDSTSADIPKWTQENNKFMSEYTAKPFGDDRNITIDCSIKACIDPEDCPEPECPKAETRKRRDVNDDLLIDDYYLDDSKFEKINVNSVALKISGNLKK comes from the exons atggtCTACTTGAAAACTACATTAATCACTACGGTGTTGGCTTTTTTAATTGTCAAGAGTTCTGCTGAAGAAGCG gaaaaagtaaaaattaaagttactTGTACGTTACCAAATGTAACAGTAAAATATACTCCGGACTCAAATTTAtctggtaaattttatttcgaaaagAGCACAAACCCAGAATGTGCGAAAGAATTTTCAAATGGAACGGAAGAAGTTTTAATAACTGATTTCAAAACTTGTGTGACAGATGAAAGTAAAAACTTTAGTATTATTGTAGAATATGTTGATGAATCCAACGTAACTAAAAGATCACGTGGAAATGGTACCTGTCAGTTGAAACGAATTGAAAATCTGGTCTTTCATAAAGGCTTGATAATAAAAGCATCGGTTACTGAAGATAACCAGACGGTAATTGAAGAAGAGATTGAAATGATTCCTATTGAAGTGACAAGTGAGTCAGGGCTGCAGGGagatttgaaaataatcggcACTGAAGAGAAAGAAGTTGAAGAAGTTTCCATGGgagaaaaagttaaattagaaatttcgATATCAGGAGCTCCGGAAGCATTGGCTGAGTATAAGAAAATGATTGTCGAATCGTGTGTCATTAGTTCAGCTTCAAATGATTCtgcgaaaattgaaattaattacggATGTGACTCGACTTCTGCTGATATTCCAAAGTGGACTCAggaaaataacaaatttatgtCTGAGTACACAGCGAAGCCGTTTGGTGATGACAGAAATATTACTATTGATTGCTCAATAAAAGCTTGCATTGATCCAGAAGACTGTCCAGaa cctgAATGTCCCAAAGCTGAGACACGAAAACGTCGAGATGTGAATGATGATCTACTTATCGATGATTATTATCTAGATGacagtaaatttgaaaaaattaacgttAATTCAGtagctttaaaaatttctggaaatttaaaaaaataa
- the LOC103572166 gene encoding uncharacterized protein LOC103572166 codes for MNINKLYKCHNNCDGDNNNHNIDKEKLKAKKPIDEPACGIFNGDNLIIKMKVNHQQLEIIGDGCQVTITNNHAKVKIIGDGGVIKILGDNFGDLVYYGDGGKILLGLNNNFDKVEYVGDGGEVNNKKLIKGLPAKLSSATGYQKISGTGIRTTRALTSVKKIKTPD; via the coding sequence atgaatatcaataaattatataaatgtcaCAATAATTGTGatggtgataataataatcataatattgataaagaGAAACTCAAGGCCAAGAAACCGATAGACGAACCAGCATGTGGTATTTTTAATGGAGataatctaataattaaaatgaaggtcAATCATCAGCAATTGGAAATAATTGGCGACGGGTGTCAAGTAACGATTACAAATAATCAtgcaaaagttaaaataattggtgACGGAGGTGTGATAAAAATACTGGGCGATAATTTTGGTGATCTTGTGTACTATGGAGACGGTGGTAAAATTTTGCTTGGACTGAACAATAATTTTGACAAAGTTGAGTACGTTGGTGATGGTGGTGAGGtgaacaacaaaaaattaatcaaaggACTGCCAGCCAAGTTATCATCAGCAACTGGGTATCAGAAAATATCCGGTACTGGTATCAGAACAACGAGAGCATTGACTtcggttaaaaaaattaaaacacctGACTAA
- the LOC103572164 gene encoding uncharacterized protein LOC103572164: MVLIINMRVFKTVFTLLLTITSCVNAGPASFLRLEHRTDDDSASLPVDNLADGSTASPTKDTYDQRQNGTENYRIHVDGFFVVVAPVEAILLAGAVAGSDNDLLSGLAGIGGKPQESKPQDSKPGDDKPDDKPADDKPAEDKPAEDKPTDHKPAEKTKFEASLKKSVPRPHIKLVSFLTPLLRRIVQH, from the exons ATGGTCTTGATCATCAACATGAGAGTCTTCAAAACAGTCTTTACACTTTTACTTACGATAACAAGTTGTGTAAACGCTGGACCAGCCTCATTTTTACGCCTGGAACACAGAACGGACGACGATTCTGCATCACTTCCGGTGGATAATTTGGCTGATGGTTCAACAGCTTCACCGACAAAGGACACTTACGATCAGCGACAAAACGGAACGGAGAACTATCGGATTCATGTTGATGGTTTCTTTGTCGTTGTTGCTCCTGTAGAAGCCATTTTACTTGCTGGTGCAGTTGCTGGCAGtgataatgatttattatctgGACTTGCTGGAATTGGAGGTAAACCACAAGAATCTAAACCTCAAGATTCAAAACCTGGTGATGATAAACCTGATGATAAGCCTGCGGATGACAAGCCTGCAGAAGATAAACCTGCAGAAGACAAACCTACGGATCACAAACCTGCGGAGAAGACAAAATTTGAAGCTTCGCTAAAAAAATCAGTACCtag accTCACATCAAACTCGTCAGCTTCCTGACACCGCTTCTGCGAAGAATTGTCCAGCACTGa